The Prosthecomicrobium sp. N25 genome contains a region encoding:
- the tuf gene encoding elongation factor Tu has product MAKEKFNRDKPHCNIGTIGHVDHGKTSLTAAITKVLAETGGATFKAYDQIDAAPEEKARGITINTAHVEYQTQNRHYAHVDCPGHADYVKNMITGAAQMDGAILVVSAADGPMPQTREHILLARQVGVPAIVVFLNKCDMVDDPELLELVELEVRELLSSYQFPGDDIPIIKGSATEALNNGDAKLGHDAILELMRAVDEYIPQPERPIDQPFLMPVEDVFTISGRGTVVTGRVERGIVKVGEEVEIVGIRPTRKTTVTGVEMFRKLLDQGQAGDNIGALLRGIERKDVERGQVLCKPGSVTPHTKFEAEAYILTKEEGGRHTPFFANYRPQFYFRTTDVTGIVQLPEGTEMVMPGDNVKLVVELIVPIAMEEKLRFAIREGGRTVGAGVVAKILA; this is encoded by the coding sequence ATGGCCAAAGAGAAATTCAACCGCGACAAGCCGCACTGCAACATCGGCACGATCGGTCACGTCGACCACGGCAAGACGTCGCTGACGGCGGCGATCACGAAGGTGCTGGCGGAGACGGGCGGGGCGACGTTCAAGGCGTACGACCAGATCGACGCGGCGCCGGAAGAGAAGGCGCGCGGCATCACGATCAACACGGCGCATGTCGAGTACCAGACGCAGAACCGGCACTACGCGCATGTGGACTGCCCCGGTCACGCCGACTACGTGAAGAACATGATCACGGGCGCGGCGCAGATGGACGGCGCGATCCTGGTCGTGTCGGCGGCGGACGGCCCGATGCCGCAGACGCGCGAGCACATCCTGCTCGCCCGCCAGGTCGGCGTTCCGGCGATCGTGGTGTTCCTGAACAAGTGCGACATGGTCGACGATCCGGAGCTTCTGGAGCTCGTCGAGCTCGAGGTCCGCGAGCTCCTGTCGTCCTACCAGTTCCCGGGCGACGACATCCCGATCATCAAGGGCTCGGCGACCGAGGCCTTGAACAACGGCGACGCGAAGCTCGGCCATGACGCGATCCTGGAGCTGATGCGGGCGGTGGACGAGTACATCCCGCAGCCGGAGCGTCCGATCGACCAGCCGTTCCTGATGCCGGTCGAGGACGTGTTCACGATCTCGGGCCGCGGCACGGTGGTGACCGGCCGCGTCGAGCGCGGCATCGTGAAGGTCGGCGAGGAAGTCGAGATCGTCGGCATCCGTCCGACGCGCAAGACGACGGTGACGGGCGTCGAGATGTTCCGCAAGCTGCTCGACCAGGGGCAGGCGGGCGACAACATCGGGGCGCTGCTGCGCGGCATCGAGCGCAAGGACGTGGAGCGCGGCCAGGTGCTGTGCAAGCCGGGCTCGGTGACGCCGCACACGAAGTTCGAGGCCGAGGCCTACATCCTGACGAAGGAGGAGGGCGGCCGTCATACGCCGTTCTTCGCCAACTACCGTCCGCAGTTCTACTTCCGGACGACGGACGTGACCGGCATCGTGCAGCTCCCCGAGGGCACCGAGATGGTCATGCCGGGCGACAACGTGAAGCTCGTCGTCGAGCTGATCGTGCCGATCGCCATGGAGGAGAAGCTCCGCTTCGCCATCCGTGAAGGCGGCCGCACGGTGGGCGCCGGCGTCGTCGCCAAGATCCTTGCCTGA
- the rpsS gene encoding 30S ribosomal protein S19, whose protein sequence is MARSVWKGPFVDGYLLKKAEKSRASGRSEVIKIWSRRSTILPHFVGLTFGVYNGHKHIPVLVSEDMVGHKFGEFSPTRTYYGHAADKKAKRK, encoded by the coding sequence ATGGCTCGTTCTGTCTGGAAAGGCCCGTTCGTCGACGGTTACCTCCTGAAGAAGGCCGAGAAGTCCCGGGCTTCGGGACGCTCCGAGGTGATCAAGATCTGGAGCCGCCGCTCCACGATCCTGCCTCACTTCGTCGGCCTCACCTTCGGCGTCTACAACGGCCACAAGCACATCCCCGTGCTGGTGTCGGAAGACATGGTCGGCCACAAGTTCGGCGAGTTCTCGCCGACGCGGACCTACTATGGTCATGCGGCCGACAAGAAGGCGAAGAGGAAGTAA
- the rplP gene encoding 50S ribosomal protein L16: MLQPKRTKFRKQFKGRIHGTSKGATDLDFGAFGLKALEPERVTARQIEAARRAITRQMKRQGRVWIRVFPDVPVSSKPTEVRMGKGKGAPEFWAARVKPGRILFEIDGVSQETAEEALRLGAAKLPIRTRFVARIAD; encoded by the coding sequence ATGCTGCAACCGAAGCGCACGAAGTTCCGTAAGCAGTTCAAGGGCCGCATCCACGGCACTTCGAAGGGCGCGACGGACCTGGATTTCGGAGCTTTCGGGCTCAAGGCCCTCGAGCCTGAGCGCGTCACCGCGCGCCAGATCGAGGCCGCACGCCGGGCGATCACTCGCCAGATGAAGCGCCAGGGGCGCGTCTGGATCCGCGTGTTCCCGGATGTGCCGGTGTCCTCCAAGCCGACCGAGGTCCGCATGGGCAAGGGCAAGGGCGCGCCGGAATTCTGGGCCGCCCGCGTCAAGCCGGGCCGGATCCTGTTCGAGATCGACGGCGTCAGCCAGGAGACGGCCGAGGAGGCGCTGCGGCTCGGAGCCGCCAAGCTGCCGATCCGGACCCGCTTCGTGGCCCGAATCGCCGACTGA
- the rpsC gene encoding 30S ribosomal protein S3: MGQKVNPIGLRLGINRTWDSRWYAGKGEYGKLLHEDMAIRKYLMGELKQAAVSKIVIERPHKKCRVTIHSARPGVVIGKKGTDIDKLRKGVAKLTDSEVHINIVEVRKPETDSTLVAASIAQQLERRVAFRRAMKRAVQSAMRLGAEGIRINCSGRLGGAEIARLEWYREGRVPLHTLRADIDFGTATAITAYGTCGVKVWIFKGEILEHDPMASERRAQEPETGRRERGEGRDRDRDRDGDRRGGRGRRERETERAG; the protein is encoded by the coding sequence ATGGGACAGAAGGTCAACCCGATCGGGCTTCGGCTCGGCATCAACCGGACCTGGGATTCGCGCTGGTACGCCGGCAAGGGCGAGTACGGCAAGCTGCTCCACGAGGACATGGCGATCCGCAAGTACCTCATGGGCGAGCTGAAGCAGGCGGCGGTCTCCAAGATCGTCATCGAGCGTCCGCACAAGAAGTGCCGCGTCACGATCCACTCGGCCCGTCCGGGCGTCGTGATCGGCAAGAAGGGCACGGACATCGACAAGCTGCGCAAGGGCGTGGCGAAGCTGACCGACTCCGAGGTGCACATCAACATCGTGGAGGTCCGCAAGCCGGAGACCGACTCGACGCTGGTGGCCGCCTCGATCGCCCAGCAGCTCGAGCGCCGCGTCGCCTTCCGCCGGGCCATGAAGCGCGCCGTCCAGTCGGCGATGCGCCTCGGGGCCGAGGGCATCCGCATCAACTGCTCCGGCCGTCTCGGCGGCGCCGAGATCGCGCGACTGGAGTGGTACCGCGAGGGACGCGTGCCGCTGCACACGTTGCGCGCCGACATCGACTTCGGGACCGCGACGGCGATCACCGCCTACGGCACCTGCGGCGTGAAGGTGTGGATCTTCAAGGGCGAGATCCTCGAGCACGATCCGATGGCGTCGGAGCGGCGGGCCCAGGAGCCCGAGACCGGCCGCCGCGAGCGTGGCGAGGGTCGGGATCGGGATCGGGACCGTGACGGCGACCGCCGGGGTGGCCGCGGCCGCCGCGAGCGCGAGACCGAGCGGGCCGGCTGA
- the fusA gene encoding elongation factor G, producing the protein MARSYALEDYRNFGIMAHIDAGKTTTTERVLYYSGKSHKIGEVHEGAATMDWMEQEQERGITITSAATTTFWNGKRLNIIDTPGHVDFTIEVERSLRVLDGAVCVLDSSQGVEPQTETVWRQGDKYNVPRIVFCNKMDKVGADFDRCINDIKVRLGAKPVPIQLPIGAESEFRGLVDLVRMVGVVWQDESLGAKFNDVEIPANLKDKAEAARLELIEACVELDETAMEQYLEGEMPDEATIKRLIRKAVLTGAFYPVMCGSAFKNKGVQPMLDAVVDYLPSPLDRPSIKGIDVKTGADTERKSSDTEPLSMLAFKLMDDQYGVLTFCRIYSGRLEKGVTLLNSVREKNERVGRMVLMHANNREDITEAYAGDIVALVGLKDTRTGDTLCDPQKPVILEKMIFPEPVIEMAIEPKTKTDQEKMGVALSKLAAEDPSFRVSTDPESGQTIIKGMGELHLDIKVDILKRTHKVDVNVGAPQVAYRETIRRATDIDYTHKKQTGGTGQFARVKFHIEPGEPNSGFQFESKIIGGSVPKEYFPGVEKGLNSVMTAGPIAGFPVVDVKVALIDGAYHEVDSSAIAFEIASRAALREGLQKASPVLLEPIMKVECVTPEEYLGGVIGDLNSRRGQIAGTDSRGNAQIVNAMVPLANMFGYVNTLRSMSQGRASYTMQFDHYEEVPSNVAQEVQKKFA; encoded by the coding sequence ATGGCCCGCTCCTACGCTCTCGAAGACTACCGCAATTTCGGCATCATGGCTCACATCGATGCCGGTAAGACCACGACCACGGAGCGCGTGCTCTATTATTCGGGGAAGTCGCACAAGATCGGCGAAGTCCACGAAGGCGCCGCCACGATGGACTGGATGGAGCAGGAGCAGGAGCGCGGCATCACGATCACGTCGGCCGCGACCACGACCTTCTGGAACGGCAAGCGCCTGAACATCATCGACACCCCCGGCCACGTCGACTTCACCATCGAGGTCGAGCGGTCGCTGCGCGTGCTCGACGGCGCGGTGTGCGTGCTCGACTCCAGCCAGGGCGTGGAGCCGCAGACCGAGACGGTGTGGCGGCAGGGCGACAAGTACAACGTGCCGCGCATCGTCTTCTGCAACAAGATGGACAAGGTCGGTGCGGACTTCGACCGCTGCATCAACGACATCAAGGTCCGTCTCGGCGCCAAGCCGGTTCCGATCCAGCTGCCGATCGGCGCGGAGTCGGAGTTCCGCGGCCTCGTCGACCTGGTCCGCATGGTCGGCGTGGTGTGGCAGGACGAGTCGCTCGGCGCGAAGTTCAACGACGTCGAGATCCCGGCCAACCTCAAGGACAAGGCCGAGGCGGCCCGCCTGGAGCTGATCGAGGCCTGCGTCGAGCTCGACGAGACCGCGATGGAGCAGTACCTCGAGGGCGAGATGCCCGACGAGGCGACCATCAAGCGCCTCATCCGCAAGGCCGTCCTGACCGGCGCCTTCTATCCGGTGATGTGCGGGTCCGCGTTCAAGAACAAGGGCGTGCAGCCCATGCTCGACGCGGTCGTCGACTATCTCCCGTCGCCGCTCGACCGCCCGTCCATCAAGGGCATCGACGTCAAGACCGGCGCGGACACGGAGCGCAAGTCGTCCGACACCGAGCCGCTGTCGATGCTGGCCTTCAAGCTTATGGACGACCAGTACGGCGTCCTGACCTTCTGCCGCATCTATTCGGGCCGGCTCGAGAAGGGCGTCACGCTCCTGAACTCGGTGCGCGAGAAGAACGAGCGCGTCGGCCGCATGGTGCTCATGCACGCCAACAACCGCGAGGACATCACCGAGGCCTATGCCGGTGACATCGTCGCGCTGGTCGGCCTCAAGGACACGCGCACCGGCGACACGCTCTGCGATCCGCAGAAGCCGGTGATCCTCGAGAAGATGATCTTCCCCGAGCCGGTCATCGAGATGGCGATCGAGCCGAAGACCAAGACCGACCAGGAGAAGATGGGCGTCGCCCTGTCGAAGCTGGCGGCCGAGGATCCGTCCTTCCGCGTCTCGACGGACCCGGAGAGCGGCCAGACGATCATCAAGGGGATGGGCGAGCTTCACCTCGACATCAAGGTCGACATCCTGAAGCGCACCCACAAGGTGGACGTGAACGTCGGCGCCCCGCAGGTCGCCTATCGCGAGACGATCCGCCGCGCGACCGATATCGACTACACCCACAAGAAGCAGACCGGCGGCACGGGCCAGTTCGCGCGGGTGAAGTTCCACATCGAGCCGGGTGAGCCGAATTCGGGCTTCCAGTTCGAATCCAAGATCATCGGCGGTTCGGTGCCCAAGGAGTACTTCCCGGGCGTCGAAAAGGGCCTGAACTCGGTGATGACCGCCGGCCCGATCGCGGGCTTCCCGGTCGTCGACGTCAAGGTCGCCCTGATCGACGGCGCGTATCACGAGGTGGACTCCTCGGCGATCGCGTTCGAGATCGCGTCCCGCGCGGCGCTGCGCGAAGGCCTGCAGAAGGCCAGCCCGGTTCTGCTCGAGCCGATCATGAAGGTCGAGTGCGTGACGCCCGAGGAGTATCTCGGCGGCGTCATCGGCGACCTGAACTCGCGGCGCGGCCAGATCGCCGGCACGGACTCGCGCGGCAACGCGCAGATCGTGAACGCCATGGTGCCGCTCGCCAACATGTTCGGCTACGTCAACACCCTGCGTTCGATGAGCCAGGGCCGCGCGAGCTACACCATGCAGTTCGACCACTACGAAGAAGTGCCGTCGAACGTCGCCCAGGAAGTCCAGAAGAAGTTCGCCTGA
- the rplE gene encoding 50S ribosomal protein L5, protein MAELANYSPRMRKHYDEVVRPAMIEKFGYKNPMEVPTLDKIVLNMGVGEATADSKKPSVAAADLALIAGQKPVVTRARKAIATFKIRENMPIGAKVTLRKTRMFEFLDRLVTIALPRVRDFRGLNPKSFDGRGNYAMGVKEHIIFPEINYDKVDQVWGMDIIVCTTAKTDEEARELLKLFNFPFRQ, encoded by the coding sequence ATGGCTGAGCTCGCCAACTATTCGCCGCGGATGCGCAAGCACTACGACGAGGTCGTGCGCCCGGCGATGATCGAGAAGTTCGGGTACAAGAACCCGATGGAAGTGCCGACCCTCGACAAGATCGTCCTGAACATGGGCGTCGGCGAGGCGACGGCGGACTCCAAGAAGCCGTCGGTCGCGGCCGCGGACCTCGCCCTGATCGCCGGCCAGAAGCCGGTCGTGACCCGGGCCCGCAAGGCGATCGCGACCTTCAAGATCCGTGAGAACATGCCGATCGGCGCCAAGGTTACCCTGCGCAAGACCCGCATGTTCGAGTTCCTCGACCGTCTCGTGACGATCGCGCTGCCGCGCGTCCGGGACTTCCGGGGCCTCAACCCGAAGAGCTTCGACGGCCGCGGCAACTATGCCATGGGCGTCAAGGAACACATCATTTTCCCGGAGATCAACTACGACAAGGTCGATCAGGTCTGGGGAATGGACATCATCGTCTGTACGACGGCGAAAACGGACGAGGAGGCCAGGGAGCTCCTGAAGCTCTTCAACTTCCCGTTCCGCCAGTGA
- the rpmC gene encoding 50S ribosomal protein L29, translated as MKAADIRTKTVDELNDELVRLKKEQFNLRFQKATGQLENTARVRQVRHDIARVQTVLREKHV; from the coding sequence ATGAAGGCTGCCGACATCCGCACCAAGACGGTCGACGAGCTCAACGACGAGCTGGTCCGCCTGAAGAAAGAGCAGTTCAACCTTCGCTTCCAGAAGGCTACCGGACAGCTCGAGAATACCGCGCGCGTCCGTCAGGTCCGGCACGACATCGCCAGGGTCCAGACGGTGCTCCGCGAGAAGCACGTCTGA
- the rpsN gene encoding 30S ribosomal protein S14, translating to MAKTSSVEKNNRRRKMTAKFAKKRAELKSVVMDRETTPEDRIQAVMKLAALPRNGAKVRIRNRCEITGRPRAYYRKLKMSRLALRELGNQGMIPGLVKSSW from the coding sequence ATGGCAAAGACGAGTTCTGTCGAGAAGAACAACCGGCGGCGCAAGATGACGGCGAAGTTCGCCAAAAAGCGCGCCGAGCTGAAGTCGGTCGTGATGGACCGCGAGACGACCCCCGAGGATCGGATCCAGGCGGTCATGAAGCTCGCGGCTCTTCCGCGCAACGGCGCCAAGGTGCGGATCCGCAACCGCTGCGAGATCACGGGCCGGCCGCGTGCGTACTACCGCAAGCTGAAGATGTCGCGCCTGGCGCTTCGTGAACTGGGCAACCAGGGCATGATCCCGGGCCTCGTGAAGTCGAGCTGGTGA
- the rpsQ gene encoding 30S ribosomal protein S17 — translation MPKRILQGVVVSDKNDKTIVVEVERRFTHPLLKKTVRRSKKYHAHDEGNQFKVGDIVAIEEGRPMSKQKRWVVVGPVGAAG, via the coding sequence ATGCCGAAGCGCATCCTGCAGGGCGTCGTCGTCTCCGACAAGAACGACAAGACGATCGTGGTGGAGGTGGAGCGCCGCTTCACCCATCCGCTGCTGAAGAAGACCGTGCGCCGGTCGAAGAAGTATCACGCGCACGACGAGGGCAACCAGTTCAAGGTCGGCGACATCGTCGCGATCGAGGAAGGCCGCCCGATGTCGAAGCAGAAGCGCTGGGTCGTGGTCGGCCCGGTCGGCGCCGCCGGTTGA
- the rplV gene encoding 50S ribosomal protein L22 — protein sequence MSKPKTERALSDKEAQAVARNIRISPQKLNLVASLIRGKKVSTALAELTFSHKRIAKDVKKTLESAIANAENNHELDVDSLVVSQAFVGKAMVMKRFHARARGRAGRVEKPFSHLTIIVREVESA from the coding sequence ATGAGCAAGCCCAAGACCGAGCGCGCGCTCAGCGACAAAGAGGCCCAGGCGGTGGCGCGGAACATCCGCATCAGCCCGCAGAAGCTGAACCTCGTCGCGTCCCTGATCCGGGGCAAGAAGGTCTCCACCGCGCTGGCGGAGCTGACCTTCTCGCACAAGCGCATCGCCAAGGACGTCAAGAAGACGCTCGAGAGCGCGATCGCGAATGCCGAGAACAACCACGAGCTCGACGTGGACAGCCTGGTGGTGAGCCAGGCCTTCGTCGGGAAGGCCATGGTGATGAAGCGGTTTCACGCTCGTGCCCGCGGGCGCGCCGGCCGCGTCGAGAAGCCCTTCTCGCACCTGACGATCATCGTCCGCGAAGTGGAGTCCGCCTGA
- the rplD gene encoding 50S ribosomal protein L4: protein MELKVKTLDGADAGTVTLSDEIFGLEPRADLIQRVVKWQLAKRRAGTHKVKTRSEIARTGKKMYKQKGTGSARHSSARAPIFRGGGRAHGPVVRSHEHDLPKKVRALGLKHALSAKAGEGAILVVADATAAAPKTKAVKEQLAKLGLANALIIAGAAVDTNFGLATRAIPNVDVLPVQGLNVYDILRRQTLVLTKDAVDAIEARFRVEA, encoded by the coding sequence ATGGAGCTCAAGGTCAAGACCCTCGACGGCGCCGATGCCGGCACCGTCACCCTGTCGGACGAGATCTTCGGCCTGGAGCCGCGCGCGGACCTGATCCAGCGCGTGGTCAAGTGGCAGCTCGCCAAGCGGCGCGCCGGCACCCACAAGGTGAAGACCCGCTCCGAGATCGCCCGCACGGGCAAGAAGATGTACAAGCAGAAGGGGACGGGCTCGGCGCGCCACTCCTCCGCGCGCGCCCCGATCTTCCGGGGCGGCGGCCGGGCCCACGGGCCGGTCGTGCGCAGCCACGAGCACGACCTTCCCAAGAAGGTCCGCGCCCTCGGCCTGAAGCACGCGCTGTCGGCCAAGGCCGGCGAGGGCGCCATCCTGGTGGTCGCCGACGCGACGGCGGCGGCTCCGAAGACCAAGGCGGTCAAGGAGCAGCTGGCGAAGCTCGGCCTCGCCAACGCGCTCATCATCGCGGGCGCGGCGGTCGACACCAACTTCGGCCTGGCGACCCGTGCCATCCCGAACGTCGACGTCCTGCCGGTGCAGGGCCTCAACGTCTACGACATCCTGCGGCGCCAGACGCTCGTCCTCACCAAGGACGCGGTCGACGCCATCGAGGCCCGGTTCCGGGTGGAGGCGTGA
- the rplN gene encoding 50S ribosomal protein L14 produces the protein MIQMQTNLDVADNSGAKRVMCIKVLGGSKRKYATVGDIIVVSVKEAIPRGRVKKGDVMKAVVVRVSKDITRPDGQVIRFDRNAAVLINNQKEPIGTRIFGPVPRELRAKNHTKILSLAPEVL, from the coding sequence ATGATCCAGATGCAAACTAACCTCGACGTCGCCGACAATTCCGGCGCCAAGAGGGTCATGTGCATCAAGGTCCTCGGCGGTTCGAAGCGGAAGTACGCCACCGTGGGCGACATCATCGTCGTCTCGGTCAAGGAGGCGATCCCGCGCGGCCGCGTCAAGAAGGGCGACGTGATGAAGGCGGTGGTGGTCCGGGTGTCCAAGGACATCACCCGCCCGGACGGCCAGGTGATCCGGTTCGACCGGAACGCCGCCGTCCTGATCAACAATCAGAAGGAGCCGATCGGGACCCGCATCTTCGGACCGGTTCCGCGCGAGTTGCGCGCGAAGAACCACACGAAGATCCTCTCGCTCGCGCCGGAGGTGCTGTAA
- the rplX gene encoding 50S ribosomal protein L24 — protein sequence MAAKIKKGDKVVVLAGRDKGRTGEVIQVMPSEERALVRGINIVQRHTKPQGVNEGGIIRKEAPIHLSNLAVADPKTGEPTRVGFKILDDGRKVRFAKRSGDLIDG from the coding sequence ATGGCCGCGAAGATCAAGAAGGGCGACAAGGTCGTCGTGCTCGCCGGCCGCGACAAGGGCCGCACCGGCGAGGTCATCCAGGTGATGCCGAGCGAGGAGCGTGCTCTGGTCCGCGGCATCAACATCGTGCAGCGCCACACCAAGCCGCAGGGCGTGAACGAGGGCGGGATCATCCGCAAGGAGGCCCCGATCCATCTGTCGAACCTGGCGGTGGCGGACCCGAAGACGGGCGAGCCCACCCGCGTCGGCTTCAAGATTCTCGACGACGGCCGGAAGGTCCGTTTCGCCAAGCGCTCGGGGGACCTGATCGATGGCTGA
- a CDS encoding 50S ribosomal protein L23 gives MTNLAHYDIIRSPVITEKATIAAEKNQVVFNVAMSATKPEIKAAVEALFKVKVKAVNTLVRKGKVKRFRGFVGKRDDVKKAIVTLAEGDRIDITTGL, from the coding sequence ATGACCAACCTCGCTCACTACGACATCATCCGCTCGCCCGTGATCACCGAGAAGGCGACCATCGCGGCGGAGAAGAACCAGGTGGTCTTCAACGTCGCCATGTCGGCGACCAAGCCGGAGATCAAGGCGGCCGTCGAGGCGCTGTTCAAGGTCAAGGTGAAGGCCGTCAACACGCTGGTCCGCAAGGGCAAGGTGAAGCGGTTCCGCGGCTTCGTCGGCAAGCGCGACGACGTCAAGAAGGCGATCGTCACCCTCGCAGAGGGCGACCGGATCGACATCACGACGGGCCTCTGA
- the rplC gene encoding 50S ribosomal protein L3, with amino-acid sequence MRSGVIAQKLGMTRIYTESGEQVPVTVLKLDGCQVVAHRTEEKNGYTALQLGAGLAKVKNTTQPMRGHFAKASVEPKRKLVEFRVDADKMIEVGAELTADHFVVGQYVDVTGTSIGKGFAGVMKRWNFGGLRATHGVSVSHRSPGSTGNRQDPGRTFPGKKMAGHLGNERVTTQNLKVVKTDVERGLIMVEGSVPGSKGGWILVRDAVKRAAPAGLPLPGSFRKSSAAAAATAEKGAE; translated from the coding sequence ATGCGTTCAGGTGTGATCGCACAGAAGCTGGGGATGACCCGCATCTACACCGAGTCGGGTGAGCAGGTGCCGGTGACGGTCCTCAAGCTCGACGGGTGCCAGGTGGTGGCCCACCGGACCGAGGAGAAGAACGGCTACACCGCGCTGCAGCTCGGGGCCGGCCTCGCCAAGGTCAAGAACACGACGCAGCCCATGCGCGGTCACTTCGCGAAGGCCTCCGTCGAGCCGAAGCGCAAGCTGGTCGAGTTCCGCGTGGACGCGGACAAGATGATCGAGGTGGGCGCCGAGCTGACGGCCGACCACTTCGTCGTCGGACAGTATGTCGACGTGACCGGTACGTCGATCGGCAAGGGCTTCGCCGGCGTCATGAAGCGCTGGAACTTCGGCGGCCTGCGGGCCACCCACGGCGTCTCGGTCTCGCACCGCTCGCCCGGTTCGACCGGCAACCGCCAGGACCCGGGCCGTACCTTCCCGGGGAAGAAGATGGCCGGCCATCTCGGCAACGAGCGGGTCACCACCCAGAACCTGAAGGTCGTCAAGACCGACGTCGAGCGCGGCCTGATCATGGTCGAGGGCTCGGTGCCGGGATCGAAGGGCGGCTGGATTCTCGTCCGCGACGCGGTGAAGCGCGCCGCGCCAGCGGGCCTGCCTCTGCCGGGTTCGTTCCGCAAGTCCAGCGCGGCGGCCGCCGCCACCGCCGAGAAGGGGGCCGAGTGA
- the rplB gene encoding 50S ribosomal protein L2: MALKTFKPVTPGLRQLVIVARDGLWKGKPVKTLTEGLTQSGGRNNTGRVTARFRGGGHKRSYRIIDFKRRKHDVAATVERLEYDPNRTAFIALIRYADGELSYIVAPQRLAVGDTVVSGQSVDVKPGNAMPIGNMPVGTLVHNIELKPGKGAQLARSAGTFAQIVGRDQGYVILRLNSGEQRLVLGTCLGTVGAVSNPDHMNTSIGKAGRQRWLGRRPHNRGVAMNPVDHPHGGGEGRTSGGRHPVTPWGKPTKGKKTRSNKATDKYVVRSRHAKKG; encoded by the coding sequence ATGGCGCTCAAGACATTCAAGCCCGTCACGCCCGGCCTCCGCCAGCTGGTCATCGTCGCGCGCGACGGCCTGTGGAAGGGCAAGCCGGTCAAGACCCTGACCGAGGGCCTGACCCAGTCGGGCGGCCGCAACAACACCGGCCGCGTCACGGCGCGGTTCCGGGGCGGCGGCCACAAGCGGTCCTACCGCATCATCGACTTCAAGCGGCGCAAGCACGACGTGGCGGCGACGGTGGAGCGGCTCGAGTACGATCCCAACCGGACGGCGTTCATCGCGCTGATCCGCTATGCGGACGGGGAGCTCTCCTACATCGTCGCGCCGCAGCGGCTCGCGGTCGGCGACACGGTGGTGTCCGGCCAGTCGGTCGACGTGAAGCCCGGCAACGCGATGCCGATCGGCAACATGCCGGTGGGCACGCTCGTTCACAACATCGAGCTGAAGCCCGGCAAGGGCGCGCAGCTCGCGCGGTCGGCGGGAACCTTCGCGCAGATCGTCGGCCGCGACCAGGGCTACGTGATCCTGCGTCTCAATTCCGGCGAGCAGCGCCTCGTCCTCGGCACGTGTCTCGGCACGGTCGGGGCGGTGTCCAACCCGGACCACATGAACACCTCGATCGGCAAGGCCGGTCGCCAGCGGTGGCTCGGGCGTCGCCCGCACAACCGCGGCGTCGCGATGAACCCGGTCGACCATCCGCATGGCGGCGGCGAAGGCCGCACCTCGGGCGGCCGTCATCCGGTCACGCCTTGGGGCAAGCCGACCAAGGGCAAGAAGACGCGGTCGAACAAGGCGACAGACAAGTACGTCGTCCGCTCGCGCCACGCCAAGAAGGGTTAA
- the rpsJ gene encoding 30S ribosomal protein S10, whose amino-acid sequence MNGQNIRIRLKAFDHRVLDASTREIVSTAKRTGAHVRGPVPLPTRIEKFTVNRSPHIDKKSREQFEIRTHKRLLDIIDPTPQTVDALMKLDLAAGVDVEIKL is encoded by the coding sequence ATGAACGGTCAGAACATCCGCATCCGCCTCAAGGCGTTCGACCATAGGGTGCTCGATGCCTCGACGCGCGAGATCGTCTCCACGGCCAAGCGCACGGGTGCGCATGTCCGGGGTCCGGTGCCGCTGCCGACGCGGATCGAGAAGTTCACGGTGAACCGGTCGCCGCACATCGACAAGAAGAGCCGCGAGCAGTTCGAGATCCGGACGCACAAGCGGCTCCTCGACATCATCGACCCGACCCCGCAGACGGTCGATGCGCTGATGAAGCTCGACCTCGCCGCCGGCGTGGACGTCGAGATCAAGCTCTGA